In Sphaerisporangium krabiense, the DNA window CGCCGTGCCCGGTCTGGGGCACCCCGGCGGCCACGGGTGACGGGCATCGGATGGCGCAGAAGGCCGGGGCCGACCTGTGGCACATGGGCAACATGACCGCGTTCAGCGGCATCCGCGTGCCCGGCTCGGAAACCGGGTTCTTCCTGGCGCCGCCCGCGGCGGGCCACATCTGGGTCGCGCCCGACGGGCGGCGCTTCGTCGACGAGGCCCCGGCGCTCGGCGGCCACGGCCAGCACCGGATCCGGGGCCGGGACGAGCTGCACCCGGCGCAGCCGGCGTACGTCGTCTTCGACGAGCGCACCCGCCGCGCCGGGCCGCTGTGCCCGCCCCGCACCTACCTTCCGGTCGGCTGGAAGGTGCTCATGGAGGGGTACGACTGGAGCCCCGACAACCAGGCCGAGATCGACCGCGGCTGGATCCGGCGCGCCGAGACCGTCGAAGGGCTGGCCGCCGAGCTGGGCATCGCCCCGGAGGTCCTCGCCGAGACGGTCCGCGACTGGAACGCGGCCTGCGCCGCCGGCTACGACGCCCGGTTCGGCCGCCGTCCGGAGAGCCTCACCCCGCTGGACCAGGGCCCCTACTACGCGTTCGAGCTGGCCCCGCTGCTGGGCTGGACCAGCGGCGGGCCGCGCAGGGACGAGCGCTGCCGGGTCCTGGACCCGTTCGGCGCGGCCATCCCCGGCCTGTACGCGGCGGGGTCGGTGAGCTCCACCTACAGCTGGGCGAAGGACGGCGGGTTCCACATCGCCGACGCGCTCGCCTTCGGACGGGTCGCCGGCCGCACGGCCGCCGCTCCGTCCGCCGACCTGAACGATCTGGAGGAGATCAATGCCGGTTGAGTGGGATGAGACGGCCGACGTCTGCGTCGTGGGCTCCGGAGGCGCCGCGCTGACGGCGGCCTACACCGCGGCGGCGAACGGGGCGCGCACCCTGGTGCTGGAGAAGACCGGGTACTTCGGCGGCACCAGCGCCTACTCGGGGTCGTGCCTGTGGCTGCCCGGCAACCACGTCCTGCGCCGGGCGGGCGTCGAGGACAGCGTGGCGCGGGGTCTTGAGTACTTCCGGGCCGTCGTCGGCGACCGCACCCCGGCGGCGCTGCAGGAGGCGTACGTGTCGACGGCGCCCGAGCTGGTGGAGTTCCTGGACCGCGACCCGGTGCTGGAGTTCGAGTTCCTGCCGTTCCCCGACTACTTCACGGCTCCGGGGCACGCCCCCGGCGGCCGGGGGATCGTCCCCAAGCCGCTGCCCGCGGCCGAGCTCGGCGACAGGCTCGGCCAGGTGCGCCCGCCGGTCTCGGTCGACCAGTACGGCGTGGCACAGGACCGGGAGACGCTGACCGGGGGTCAGGCCCTCATCGGGCGGCTGCTGCTCGCCCTGGACCGCACCGGGAACGCCACCATGCGGACCGGGACGCGGATGCGGTCGCTGGTGGTCGAGGACGGCCGGGTCGCCGGTGTGGAGGTGGAGCACGAGGGCCGCACCC includes these proteins:
- a CDS encoding FAD-dependent oxidoreductase, with amino-acid sequence MPSSPQRYDRQTDVLVLGAGAAGLAAAISAREAGAEVLILEKCPPETAGGNTRVSGGSWFENLDADQAATYLRSLCGDFPLPEAVLRTWAEETRHTTGWLRSLGANVAVNGAYTPEFPHLDGADCYGGYRSVDGRMGDQLLYRFLVDAALAHGAEIRYATPGRELVLDGGAVTGVLAESADGPLRVRARTGVVLATGGFENDPAMVRDYLRLAPCPVWGTPAATGDGHRMAQKAGADLWHMGNMTAFSGIRVPGSETGFFLAPPAAGHIWVAPDGRRFVDEAPALGGHGQHRIRGRDELHPAQPAYVVFDERTRRAGPLCPPRTYLPVGWKVLMEGYDWSPDNQAEIDRGWIRRAETVEGLAAELGIAPEVLAETVRDWNAACAAGYDARFGRRPESLTPLDQGPYYAFELAPLLGWTSGGPRRDERCRVLDPFGAAIPGLYAAGSVSSTYSWAKDGGFHIADALAFGRVAGRTAAAPSADLNDLEEINAG